In the genome of Chloroflexota bacterium, the window TCCACCCCAGGGCTCGATGTGATACTGGGCGCGCGGGTTGACTTTCAGGAAGTCGAAGTCCCACGTGCGCTGCCACGCAATCATGGCCTCCGCAAGGTCGTGCGCCGTCGTCTCCCGGTCGTAGAAGTGCCGCCAGAGCGCCCATCCCGGACGGGCAACAGGCGTCCCGGCCTTCAGCGCCTCTAACCGTTCGAACTTGTTCAGCGATTCGCTCAACTCGCGACCTATCCCCGCCCCGCGCGCCGGTGCGGCGCACGAATGTGCGCCCACGATATCACGTTTGAGGTGCGCTGGCCCGGCCACCCCGCGGCTTGACGTTGACGCTCTTCCCGAGTCGGTCCTACTATGCTGAAAGAGCGCACCGGCGAGCGGGCTGGCCAACCATCACAGGAGCCGCATTGATGTTTGATTTCCAACGGCCCTGGCTGAAAAGCTTCGACGAGCTTCAACGAGAGATGGACCGCTATCTGCAACACATCTCCCGGCGAAAACCGTACTCCGTGATCTTCTCGCAGCGCGTATGGCAACCCGCTATGGACGTCTACGAGACAACGGACGCGGTCGTCGCCATCATCGACCTGCCCGGCGTCCCCGAGGACGAGATTCAACTCGTGGTGGCTCGGGATTCGATTACCGTTCGCGGCGAGCGCAAGGACCGGGGCCCATTAGGTGAGCGCATGTATACGTGTATGGAGATTCCGTTCGGACGGTTCGAGCGGACGGTCGGCTTGCCCAGCCACGTTGACC includes:
- a CDS encoding Hsp20/alpha crystallin family protein; this translates as MFDFQRPWLKSFDELQREMDRYLQHISRRKPYSVIFSQRVWQPAMDVYETTDAVVAIIDLPGVPEDEIQLVVARDSITVRGERKDRGPLGERMYTCMEIPFGRFERTVGLPSHVDPESATARYKSGFLEVVMPKLTAVEPQRVAVSNP